In Vicinamibacterales bacterium, the genomic stretch GATCCCGCCGTAGCGCGCCTTGTGCCAGAACCACTCGGGCCGCGCGCCGCCGGCGACGTTGCCGATGCGGTGCGGCGCGAGGTTGACCGTCTGGATGACGCGGCCAATCGCACCCGCCTGCACGAGGTCGCCGGCTCTGACGGCGGCGCGTACTTCGTGGCGCTCGCTGTACAGGATCGAGTAGATGCGCTTGGTCTCCGCTTGCACGCGCCGCGCCTCGGCCAGCTGCTCGAGCGTGGTGATGCCGGGCTTGTCGGACAGGTAGTCCTTGCCGTGCTGCATGACGCGGACGCCGATCGGCGCCCGCTCGTCAGGGATTGCGGCGCTCAGCACGAGCTGTACATCGCTGTCGAGGACCTCCTGCTCGCTGCGCGCGATTTTCGCTTGCGGGAAGCGCTTCGCATACGCCGCGGCCAGCTCCGGCTCCTTCGCGTAGACAGCGACCAGCTCACCACCGCCGCGGGTGACCGCGTTGGTCATGCCGTAGATGTGGTCGTGGTTGACGCCGATGACCGAGAAGCGGATCCGCGGCTTCGACGGCGTCTGACCGGCGCCGCCCGATCCCTGGGGCGACTCGATCGTGCGCGACAAGCCGGCAGCCGCGGCCGGAAACGCCGATGCCGCGGCCGCGGTCGCGGCGAGGTTCTTCACAAAGTCCCGTCGACCCACTCGTGTTCTGGCCATGCGTCCTCCGCTCGTCAGGCGAAGCCTACCAGATGCGGCGGTCTGCCGATTCTGAATAGTTGGGCCTCGAGGGCGTTGGCGTCGGCGATTACCTCGTGGCAAAGAGAGCGGACGACGACGCGAGCGCGCGCAGCGCCGCGAGCCACCGGCACGGAGGGAGGCGGCGGAGCGCCGAGCGAGTGACGGTGTAGGGGAGTCCGAGGGGCGAAGCCTCTTGGATGGTAGACGGAGCGTCGAACGACGACGCGAGCGCGCGCAGCGCCGCGAGCCACCGGCACGGAGGGAGGCGGCGGAGCGCCGAGCGAGTGACGGTGTAGGGGAGTCCGAGGGGCGAAGCCTCTCGGATATTAGATGGAACCTGCTTCCACCATGTAGTTGCTCGCCGTGCACATGGCCGAGTCGTCCGACGCGAGAAAGAGTGCCATGCGCGCGACGTAGACCGGCTCGATCGGGTCTTTCAGGCACTGCGCGGCGAGCTGCGCCGCCAGCTTCTCGGGCGTCACCCAGAGCTGCTTCTGGCGCTCCGTCATCGTCCAGCCGGGCACGAGCGTGTTCACGCGGATCCGGTGAGGCCCGAGGTCGCGTGCCATTCCGCGGGTCAGCCCGTGCACGGCCGCTTTCGCCGTCGTGTAGGCCGGGAACCCGCCGCCGGCGCGCCACCACGAGTCGGATCCCAGGTTGACGATCGAGCCGCCGCCGGCCGCGATCATCCCTGGCGCCACCGCCTGGATCGCGAAGAACATGTGGCGCAGGTTGCTGGCGATGCGTTCGTCGAAGAACTCGGGTGTCACCTCCTCCCAGCGATGGCGATCGTCGCGCGCGGCGTTGTTGACGAGCACGGTCGGCGGACCGTGCGTCGCCGCGACCGCGGCGACGGCTCGCCGCAGCGCGTCGACGTCGCGCAGGTCGCACGCTTCGAACCGGACGCGGGCGCCGCCCGCCGTCAACTCCGTTGCCAGCGCTGCGCCGTGTTCAGCGTCGAAATCGAGGATCCCGACGCGCGACCGCTGGCCGGCGAAGGCGCGGACGATCTCCATGCCGATCCCTGACGCTCCGCCGGTGACGATGACGCTGGCGTCGTGGAGGCTTGGATAGGTCGCAAACGCGAGCTGGGGGTTTCCTGCCATGACCGGACTGTATCAAGAGACGCGGACACTGGATCCGCCGCCGGCGCCGCGCACTTGTCGCTGGTGCCGCCCCTCGATGCCCGTCGATCGGCCGAGCTCGATCGGCCATCAGTCGCCCCTCACGATTTTGTCAAAGGCGACCCGGCTCCGTCCCGCCGGAGCCTCCTCCGGCCGCAAGGAGACGGGCGGCGTCCCGGCCGCCGCCGCCATCAAGTGAGCGAAGTGGCGGGGCGGCGGCAAAGTCGCAGAGTGAACGCGTTTTCCGCCGCGCACGCCTCCCGGCAGGACCACGGCTCGAAGGGGCAACGGGCTGGCGATGAAACTGCAGCGATCAGCGCGGGTGGGTGACCTGTCACACATTGAGAGGCCAGGCATGCAGGGGACGCTTGTCGGATCAGAATCAGCTCGTCTGTCGTCTCGGATCATCCTCGTGATGTTCTGCGCGGCGTCGACGCTGTCCGCCGCGCCGGCTGGACGCGTCACGCAGTCGGCGGCGACGGGATCGGCCCAGGCGGCTCAGAAGATCTCTGCCGATCAACTGGATTCCCTCGTGGCGCCGATCGCGCTCTATCCCGATCCGATGCTGGCGCAGGTACTCGCCGCCTCGACCTATCCGCTCGAAATCATGCAGCTCCAGCAGTGGATGCAGAAGAACCCTTCCGTGAAAGACAAGGCGCTCGCCGACGCCATGCTGAAACAGCCGTGGGATCCCAGCGTGCAGGCGCTGGCCGGCCTGCCCGACCTGGTCAAGCGGCTGGCCGCCGACATTCAATGGACCGCGGATCTCGGAAACGCCTTTCTGGCGCAGCAGAGCGACGTCATGGACGCGGTTCAGCGGATGCGCAAGAAGGCGCAGGACAAGGGCACGCTCACCTCGAGCGAGCAGGTCAAAGTCGAAACACAGGTGATCGAGCAAAAGCAGGTGGTCGTCATCCAACAGACCAATCCGCAGATCGTCTACGTTCCGAGCTACAACCCGGTCGTCGTGTGGGGACCGCCGGTGTATCCCTACTATCCGTATCCGCCGATTTACTATCCGCCCCCGGGCTATTACGCGGCAGGGGTCGCCATTTCCTGGGGAGTCGGTTTCGCCATGGGCGCGTTCTGGGGCGGCGGCGGCTGGGGTTGGCACGCCGGCTGGGGGCACAACGACATCGACATCAACATCAACAACAATTTCAATCGCAACTTCAACCGGAACACGAACATCAACGGCGGCAATCGAAACCAGATCAACGGGAACCGTGGCGCGGCGGGCAACAAGTGGCAGCACAATCCGCAGCATCGCGGCGGCACGCCGTACGGCGATCGCGCCACCGCGGACCGGTTTGGCGGCAATGCACGCGGCGATTCGCTGTCCAGCCGGCAGTCGACGGCACGGCAACAAGGAGCCCGTCAGGGCGGCAACGCACAGACCGGCAATCGCACTGCGGCGAGGCCGTCGCCGAGCGGAGGCGCGAGCCGCGGCGGTTCAGCCTCCGGCACTCGTCCGTCGGCTCCCAACGCGGGCAGCGGCAACCGCGCGCCCGGCGCCAGCAGCAACCGCGCGCCCGGCGCCGGCAGCGCGGATCGCATCGGCAACCGCGACATGTCGCGTCCAGGCAACAGCCGCAACGCTATGGGCAGCGGCAATCCCGGCGGCTACGACGGATCCCGCGCGCGTTCGAGCAGCAGCCGCGGTGCCTCCAGCATGGGCGCGCGCGGCGGCGGCGGCGGTGGGAGAAGGAGGTAGGACATGAACGCGAGAGCCGTGACCACCGCCATCGTCGTAACCTCGTGGCTCTGCGGCGCGCCGTCTGCCGCAGTCCTTTCGGCCGGGCAGGCGCCGCCGCCCGCTTCGACCGCGCACGTCAAGACGTTTGCCACGCCCGAACAGGCGATGAACGCGCTGATCAGCGCCGCGGAGAAATTCGATGTCGTGGCCATCGAGCAGCTCTTCGGACCGGACGGCAGCAAAATCCTGGTGACGGCGGAGCCCCCCCACGATCAAGACATCGCACAAACGTTCGCCGCGCTGGCGCACGAGAAGAAATCCGTCTCGATCGATCCCAGGAATCGGAACCACGCGGCCATCCTGGTCGGCGCCGAGGATTGGCCGTTTGCGGTGCCGCTCGTCAGGAAGAACGGCGCCTGGCAATTCGACACGGCCGCCGGCGTCCAGGAACTGACGTATCGCCGCATCGGCGGCAACGAGCTCGACGCCATCGAGATTTGCGACGGCTTCGTCGAAGCGCAGGAAACCTATGCGCTCCAGAAGCACGACGGCTCGGAGGTGATCCAGTACGCGCAGCGCGTGATCAGCACGCCGGGCAAACAGGACGGGCTCGCTTGGCAGACGCCGGACGGCGCCTGGGAGGGGCCAATCGGTCAGAGCATCGCGGCCGCGATCGACAAGGGGTACGCCGCGGGCCAGCCGTATCACGGCTACTACTTCAAGATACTCAAGGGGCAGGGCGCGGCCGGGCCGCTGGGCGAGATGGATTACGTCATCGAAGGCGCGATGATCGGTGGCTTTGCGCTCGTGGCGGCGCCGGCCGAATACGCGGTCAGCGGGGTCAAGACGTTCATGGTCGGCAACGACGGTGTCGTCTACGAGAAGGACTTCGGTGACTCGACACTGGACGCGTTCAAGCAGATGGAACGCTACAACCCAGACGCAACCTGGACGCCCGTCAAGGACTGAACAGACTCCCGCAGGCGATCGCCCGCTGATCCGGTTGGCGTTGGCTGACGAACCCTCCGCCGAGCCGCCTCGCGCCCTGCCGAAAGGAACCTCTTCCCGACCAGCGCGTCCCTGGGGTGATCACTCCACACGACCTGCTGCAGCATCGTTGCGTCAACTACCGGCACGGCTCAGGAGAGATCTACCACCGGCGATGACGACTCCGGCCACGTGAGGTATAGCGAGTCGGGCGGTCGGGAGCGTCGTCTTCGAGAACCAGGAACGAGTCGCACGCGCGCGTTCGTCGTCAGCTGCGGCGCGTTCGGACGCGTCATGCCGGCGCCCACCGTTGACGATGGGCGCCAGCCATTTGGTTGCGCAGGACGCTCTGTTCAGCGCGAGAACCGGCGCCGTCGCACCGCCAGGGCGGCGGCCAGCGAGAGCGACACGGCACCCGCGAATCCCACCAGCGGCAGCGGGCCTGCGGTCTTCGGCAGTTTTCGTCGCGTCGTCGAACCGGTGCCACCCGCCGCCGTGGCGCGTGCCGCGCCAGGGGCCTCACCCGCCGGCGTGGCCGACGAGGCCGCGGTCGGCGCGCCAGTGCGCGCAAGCGTCGCCTGCACCTGCTTTTCGGTGAGGATCTTTGGTGGCTTGGTCGTGACGATAGTCGCCGTCAGGGTATCGCCCGAATGAAAGTCCGAGAGCGACGCCGGCTCGCCATTACGAACGATTTGCACACCTCGCTTCGCGATGTCCCCTTCGGTAAACATCTTGATTCCGTCAGCCGTGCGAACGACGATGCTCGAGCCAGACGCCTGCATGACGGTTCCATTCTTGACCTCGGTCACGGAGACGGGCGTCACCGTCGTTTTCGTCGTGACCATCGCGGTGCCCTTCATGCCGGGTTTCAGGTCGTGGACCGAGAGGTCACGGCCGTCGACGTTGAACCGGAAATCGTCCGGCACCTTCATCTCCCGGGTCCCTTCCGGCAGCTTGACGATCAGGTCATTGCCATTCACCGCGATGACTTCGAACGCCTTCGTCTGCTTCGAGGTTGTGGAGGTCGACTGCTGCGCCAACGCGGCACTGGCCGCGCCCGCGAGGGCTACACCAACCAGAATCACACCACCGAGTGCGCGAATCATAGTGCGCTCCTTTCCATTTCGAGACCGAGTGACGACTGCACGGTTGTTCTTCAGCGTCCGGTCAGCGGAACGTCCGTATCGCTGGCGACCGCACGGACGATGAACCGCTCCGGCGCTGGACCGACGTAATAGAACGGGTAGCAGGTGACCAGCGTCAGGGAGCGGACGGGCGTGGGGTCGAGCACCGAGACGTCCTCCGGATCGACGATCCACGTCCGTTCGACACGATATGACTGGCGCCCGTCGAGCGTCTCGAGCTCGATCGTATCGCCTCGTAAGACGTCCTTCAGCGCCCTGAAGAACCCGTCCCGGTGGCCCGCGATTCCCGCATTGCCGTTGGCACCCGGCAAGGCCGTGTCTTCGATATGCCCGACCGCGCGGTTCAGGACGAAATCGTCGGTTCCCGGCAACACCGCGACTTCGAGTCCGATCTTGGAAATGCGCAGGATGCCGAGTGGCGCCGGCGCGGGTTGCGTCAAGGCCGCGCGCCATTCGCTAATCCGTTTCACGTCCCACAGGCTGAGGTCGGGGCGTGGCGTGGACGGAAGAACGGCGGACCGCTGGACACTCGCGACCTTGCTTGTTTCGAAACGCGCCAGATCTCGCCGGGCGCCCACCTCGCCCGTCAGGTAGGCTGCCGAGCAGATCGCGATGGCGGCGAGGCCTACGGTCCAGGCCGCACGCTCGGCGAACAGGGATCTCCGCTGCGGGACACCCTGAGCCGGAGGGACTTCAGTGGCTGGTTTCACATGCGGCCGGCGTCGCTCGGGACAGCGTCTGAACGCAGGTCGATTCTTCGTTCTCGCCCCCGCAGTCTACTCGAGCGGCTCACAATACTGAGGAGATGCCGCGGGGGCTATGCAGATTCGGCAATGGTCGATGATGTCATTCCGTGCGCAGCACCACGATTGGATCTAGTCGAGTCGCCCGCCGCGCCGGAACGTAGCATGCGAGCAACGCGACAAGTCCGAGCGCCAGGGCCGCTCCGCCATACGTGACGGGATCGGTGCTCACGACGCCGTACAAGAGCGACCGCAGAGTCTGCGTCGCTTCGAGCGCGGCGGCGAGCCCGATGCCGAGCCCGGCCGCGACCAGTACCGCTGTCTCGCGCAGCAAGAGCGCGAGCACGTCGATCGCCTGGGCCCCGAGCGCGATGCGGATGCCGAGCTCCCGCGTGCGCTGCGAGACGGCGTAGGCCGTCACCCCCGCGATGCCGATTACCGCGAGGACCAGCGCGAGCCCGGCGAAGAGCGTCATGAGCCCCATCACGAGGCGGAGACTCGCGTAGTGCTGCGCAATGATCGCGTCGTAGGTCGAGACGCTCGCGATGGGCTGGGTCGGATCCTCGCCCCGCACCATCTGCGTGAGCGCTGGAACAACGCGCAGCGGATGCGCCGAGCGGACCACAACCCACATCTGCTCGTACGACCAGTCATGGTCGTCCTGCGCGGCGGGGACGTAGATGGCCGGGCCGGCCTCATGCTCGAGCGATTCGGCGCGGACGTCGCCTGCGATGCCCACGACCTTCGTGTCGTCATATCGTCCCAGTCCAACCTGACCGATCGCATTCTGGCCAGGCCACAGGCGATCGGCGAGCGCCTTGCTCACCACGCAGACCGGCGCGGCGCCCGCCCGTTCATCGTCGGCGATGATGGCGCGCCCCTGAAGAATCGGTATGTGCATCGCGGAGAAGAAGCCGGAACCGACGTCGACCGCGGTGATCTTGAGGAACGTGTCCGGGTCGTCGCGTCGAATCGAGTGGGGATTCATACCGACTTTGTTGATCACGCCGGAGAGCGGCAGGCCGTCGGCGACGGTGACGGCGCTGACTCCCGGCTGCGTCTGCAGGCGCTGGACGACGTCGTCGAAGAAGGTGCGCTTCTGGCGGAGCGTGGCGTAACGCTCCGGGCTGAGCCGAATCCGTGCCGCGAGGAGTCCTTGCGGATCGAATCCGGGGTCGATCGTGGTCACACCGATGAAGCTGCGGACGAGAAGGGCGGAGCCAACCAGCAGCACCAGTGCCAACGCGACCTCGCTCACGATGAGCGCGTTGCGGGTTAGGCGGTGCGACTGGCCGGCGGTCCCGCCAGCGCTGTCGCGCAGCGACCGCTCGAGTGTGGGCGCCGAGGCGCGGAGCGCCGGCACGACGCCGAAGGCGAGCCCTGTCGCCACGGCGAGGACGCTCGTAAAGACGAGCACGGGCGCGTCGATATCGGCGACGTAGCCCTGCGGCAGCCGCGCGGCGAGCAAATGGAGGCCAACGGCTGCGAGCGCAAGACCGAGGGTCGCGGCGCCGAGCGCGAGCACGACGCTTTCGACGAGCAGCTGCCGCACGATCGCCCAGCGGCCCGCGCCGATTGCGCGGCGCACCGCAAATTCCTTCTCACGGGCGTTGGCGCGCGCAACGAGCAGATTCGCCGCGTTGACGCACGCGATGAGCAGCACCAGCACGACGGCGCCCATCAGAATCAGCAGCGGCTGCCGCGCGCTCCCTTCGATTCGATCGCGCAGGAGCGTTGCGGTGAAGCTCTCTCCGGTTCCGGACTTCGACGTCGCCTCCCCCGACGCCGTGACGCGGCCGCCGAGGACATCCAGATCGGCCCCGAGCGTCTCGAGCGATCCGCCCTGCGCGAGGCGAGCCACCGTCGAAAAAGCTCGGTACATTCGCATCTCGGTCATCGCGGGCGCGCCGGCAACTGCCCACGAGATCGGAATCCACACACCCGTGCTCGTGTCGGGAAACGCGAAGTTCGACGGCATCACGCCGATGATCGTGAAATGCTGGCCGTCCAGAGACACCATCCGACCAAGCGCGCTCTCGTCGCCGCCGAAATCCGAGAGCCATAGCGCGTGCGAGATGATCGCGAAGGGAGCATAGCTCTCCCCCATGGCGAAGTCCCGTCCGATCAGGGGCGACACCCCGAGCACCGCGAGCAGATTCGGCGTCGTGCGGGTGACTCGCACTTCGCGCGGCGCGCCGGTATTGGTCAGGTTGTAGCGGTCGTTCGAGTAGGCGGCGATATCGGCGACCGCGTTGGTCAGTTTTGCGATGTCCTGATAGTCGGGATACGACAGCGCCATGGCCGCTCCGCGTCTGCCGACGTCGCTCGAGGCGATCGTCACGAGCCGATCGGCGTCGCGATAGGGCAGCGGGCGGAGGAGCACGGCATTGACGACGCTGAAGATCGCGGTGTTGGCGCCGATGCCGAGCGTGAGCGTGAGCACCGTGACGATGGCGAAGCCAGGGTTGCGGCGCATCGCACGCAGGCCGTACCGGATGTCGCGGACGAGATGCTCGAGCGCGGGCACGCCGCGCTCGTCGCGGTGTACCTCTTTCATCGACGCGATGGCGCCGAAACGGCGCAGCGCGTCACGACGGGCGTCTTCGGGCGAGAGACCCGCTGAACGCGCGTCGCGCTCGGCCAGCTCGAGATGGGCCCGCACTTCGTCATCGAGTTCGCGATCGATTCGGTCGCGATGGACGAGCGCCAGTACGCGCTGCCAGGCGCGCCTCACGGCCCAGCCTTCAGGAAGCGCGCGACGAGCGCCGTCGACTTCTGCCACCCGGCGATCTCGATGTCGAGCTGCTTCATCCCGAGTTTCGTGAGCTCGTAGAACTTCACCGTGCGGTTGGTCTCGGACGTTCCCCACTCCGTCCGAATCCAACCCTGTTGCTGAAGACGAACGAGCGCTGGATAGATGGAGCCCTGACTCAAACGGAGCTCGCCACCGGCAACCTGCTCGATACGCCGGGCGATGGCGTAGCCATGGAGCACGCCCATGGTGCCGAGCGTGCGGAGGATCAACAGATCGAGCGTGCCGCGAGGAACGTCCTGTTTGAGCCGCGACCCGAATTTGGCGTTAGACATGTCTATAATCGACATGTCGATGATAGTGGACCGGTCCGACTCCGTCAAGCGGAGGCCGGGGCGACGTCTCAACGCGGCCCAGCTGGAGAACCCGTCGCCTCTTTACTCGATACGGTCGATCACCAGGCCGCCACCACGTTCCTCTCCCACAGTTTCAGAACGTGCTGATGTTCGACCATGGGAGTGGCCGTGGCGACTAGTTGCCTGACAACCTCGCGGCCGATGGTGCCGGGAGCGGCACCCGTGACGAGAGCTCGATTCATGATTCGATCCGATGTTCGCGTCGATACCGCGCCGGTGGGACGCCGAACAGACGCTTGAACGCCCGATTGAACGCGGCCTCAGACTCGTAGCCCACGGCGGCCGCAACATCCGCGACGGTCTTCGCAGACGATGCCAGTGCCTGGGCGGCGAGACGCAATCGCCATCCGGTCAAGTACGCCATCGGCGGATCGGACAGATAGCGGCTGAAACGCGCGACGAGCGCGGAACGAGAGACGCCGACGGTCTTGGCGAGCTCGGCGATGGTCCACGCGTGCTCCGGTCGCTTGTGCAGCAGCGCCAGACTTTTCCCCACCACTCCGTCTCGTGCACCAGCGAGCCAGCCCGTCGCCTGATCCGGGAGTCCGATGACATATCGCCTGAGCGTGTCCACGAACAGCGCTTCCGAGAGCTTCGCCAACATCGCGTCGCTCCCCGCACGATCCGAGCCGGCCTCCTCCAGCAGGTGCAGGATCGACTGCTCGAGCCACTGTCCAGATCGATCGGTTCTGACGTTGACCTTCAGGAGCGGTGGCAAGCTGTCGAGAATTGGGCCGCAGAGCAGGGGGTCCAGCGTCAAGTACCCGCACACGAATCGCGTCGTCGCGCCACCACCGCCGGCGCGCATCGGCGACAGGTCGCCGGTGGCGATCCGCCGAAGGATGGACGCGCCGTCAACGCGGCTTGTTCCCGTTCCGCCGCTCAGGTCGTGAGGGTCCCCGTGCGGAAACACCACGATGTCGCCCGGCGACAGCTCAAAATCAGGTCCGTCGTCCACACGGGCGCGCGCCGTGCCCTCGACGACGAGGTGGTAGATCACGATGTGCGGCGCACCGGGCGCCAGCGTCGGCGCGAGCACACGGCAGTGGGGCGTCGAGAGTCGCCACGGGGCCGAGAACTCCGCGCTGAAGTACATCGCACCCTTGAGCCGGACACCGCTCAGGACCTCTGAAAACGCGTCCACCGCCTGAGATTCTAGTCGTTTGGACGGACGAGCAAGGACTTCAACCGCCCGAGCATGGTTTGGCCGCGAGGGCTCCCGCAGAATCGCTTCTGTTGGAGGTTGCCCTGACGAAGTTCATCGCCATCGCCGGTCCACTGATGCTCGCCACCCTGTTCGCGGCGCTGCCGGTCTCGGCGCAGTCGCCGCTCACACTGCCCGATGCGATCGCGCGCGCCAGAGTACACAACCCTGACGTCGGATCGGCGGCGGCGGCCGAGCGCGAAGCGGCCGAGCGTGTCAGACAGGCTCGTGGAGGCTATTTCCCAAGGCTGGACGTTGCGGAGTCCTGGCAGCGCGGCAACAACCCGGTCTTTGCCTTCAGTTCACGGCTCGCGCAGCGCCAGTTCACGGCGGCCGGGTTTGCTCCCGATGCGCTCAATCAGCCGGCGGCGACGGACAACTTCCGCACCGTGTTGTCGGCTGAGCAATCGGTGTTCGATCGCACCACGACGGCGAGTGTCCAGGCAGCGGCCATCGCGCGGAACGTGGCCGCCACGGGCCAGGAAATCGTCAATCAAGACCTGGGGACAGCGGTGACGGATGCGTTTGGCCGCGTGCTCGTGGCCATCGCGGCGGTTCGATCGACAGACGCGGCGATCGAGGCCGCGCGGGCCGATCGCGAGCTGGCCGGTCATCGCCGTGATGCCGGCCGCGTCACCGACGCCGATGTGCTGCAGCTGGACGTCCATGTCGCGCACGCGCGCGAACAGCAGGTGCAGGCGATCGCGGCTGAACGCATCGCCCGGGCACAACTGAATCAGTTGATGGGCGAGCCATTGACCTCGATGTTTTCGCTTGATTCGACACCGTCGGTGATTGCGATCGATCTCAGCAATCCCGCAACGCTCGAGGACGAAGCCGCCAGGAACCGACCCGAAATCGCGCTCGCCACCCAGCAGCAACAGCTCGCAGCCGCCACAGTGGCTGGCGCGCGCGCGGCGTTTCTACCGCAAGTGTCGGCGCAAGGGGCATGGGAGTTGAACGGCGGCGCGTGGAATTCACGAGCGTCGAGCTGGGTCGTTGGCGCGGTCGCCCGGATCGGCGTGTTCCACGGACTTGCCGACCACGCACGGCTCGCTGAAGCGCGCGCGCAGGCAGACCGTCGCGCGATCGAAGCCAGCAAGACCCAAACGATGGTCCGGCTCGACGTGCAGATCGCGATCGCCCGTCTTGAAGCTGCGCGGGCGAGCGAAGCGGTTGGACGGGCGGCCGCCGATTCGGCTCGGGAGGCCCGCCGGATCATTCGTGACCGTTATGAGAGTGGTCTTGCAGACGCGGCCATGCTGCTACGCGCGGCTGACGCCGTGCAGCAGGCCGAGGCGCAACAGATCGCGGCGCTCGTCAACGTGCTCAGTTCAACCGCAACCCTGCAGAGAGCGATAGGCAGACTATGAAACAGATCAGCGCACTACTCAACGCACTCCTGATAATGATGAGCGCTGCGTTGGCCGGATGCTCGGCTCCGCAAGCCGCCGGCGCTCAGGCCGATGCGGCGGAACCCATCGTCGTGCGCGTCGGCCGCGCATCGATGACCGACGTGGCCACCGCGATCGACGCGGGCGGAGTGGTGCAGGCTCGTACCACGGCGACGATCACGGCGCGCATCCTGGCGCCGGTGCGTGACGTGCTCGTGCTACCGGGAGATCGGGTCCGCAAAGGACAAACGCTGGTCGTCCTCGATGGCGATGACCTCAGCGCTGCGGCTCGAGCCGCACGCTCGGCGATGCTCGCCGCGGAACAGGGGTCGAAGGCTGCAACCGGAGAACTGCAAGCCGCTGACGCGAGCCTCGTCCTGGCACGCGCCTCACACGATCGCATCGCCGAACTTCAATCCAAGCGCGCAGCCACCGCGCAGGAACTCGACGATGCGATCGCGACGCTGCGGGGCGCCGAAGGGCGCATCGCTGCCGAATCCGCGCGGGTGTCACAGGCCGCGTCGGCCGTCGAGGGCGCACGGGCCGCCAGCGATCGCGCGACCTTGACCGAGTCGTTCGCCGCGCTGGTCGCACCATTCGACGGCATCGTCACCGAAAAAATGATCGAGCCTGGCAACATGGCGTCGCCAGGCCTGCCGCTCCTACGCCTGGAAGACACGCGCGAATTCCGTCTCGAGGTTCACGTGGACGAATCGCGCGTCGGCCATGTGCGCGTCGGCGACTGTGTGCCGGTTCGCCTCGGGGCCGGAACCTCTGGGCGCACAGGCACGATCGTCGAGGTCAGCCGCGCGGTGGATGCGGACGCGCGCGCGTTTCTCGTCAAGATCGCGCTGCCCGACACGCGCGGCGTTCGCTCCGGCGAGTTCGGCCGAGCCCGATTCAGCGAATCGCCACGGCGTGCGTTGACCATTCCAGCGTCGGCAATCGTGCGGCGCGGACAACTCACGTCGGTCTTTGTAGTCGACGAGGGACGGGCGCGCGTGCGACTAGTCAGCCTGAGCGAGGCCGAAGTACTCGCGGGCCTGGGGGAATCCGAGATGGTGATTCTGTCGCCGCCGGCCGGGCTCAGCGATGGTCGGCGGGTCCGCGAGGGAGGGAAGTAGATGACGGGCACATACGGCGTCGCCGGCCGGATGGCCGCGGCATTCATCAACTCCAAGCTGACGCCACTCTTCATCCTCGCCTCGATGGCGCTTGGCATGGTGGCGGTGGTGGCGCTGCCGCGTGAAGAGGAGCCGCAGATCGTCGTGCCGATGGTTGACGTGCTCGCCGAGATGCCGGGTGCGACACCGGCGGATGTCGAACAGCGAGTCACGCGCCCGCTGGAGCAAGTGCTCTGGGAAGTGCCCGGCGTCGAATATCTCTATTCGACTTCGAGTCCGGGCCAGGCACTCGTCATCGTTCGCTTCAAGGTGGACGAGCCGCTCGAACCGGCGCTCGTTCGCCTCAATCAGAAGCTGGCCTCGAATGCGGATCGCATTCCCCCAGGCGTCATCGGGCCCATCGTCAAGCCACGATCGATTGACGACGTGCCGATCCTGGCCGTCACAGTCTGGTCGGCAGTGTATGG encodes the following:
- a CDS encoding DUF3300 domain-containing protein, with translation MFCAASTLSAAPAGRVTQSAATGSAQAAQKISADQLDSLVAPIALYPDPMLAQVLAASTYPLEIMQLQQWMQKNPSVKDKALADAMLKQPWDPSVQALAGLPDLVKRLAADIQWTADLGNAFLAQQSDVMDAVQRMRKKAQDKGTLTSSEQVKVETQVIEQKQVVVIQQTNPQIVYVPSYNPVVVWGPPVYPYYPYPPIYYPPPGYYAAGVAISWGVGFAMGAFWGGGGWGWHAGWGHNDIDININNNFNRNFNRNTNINGGNRNQINGNRGAAGNKWQHNPQHRGGTPYGDRATADRFGGNARGDSLSSRQSTARQQGARQGGNAQTGNRTAARPSPSGGASRGGSASGTRPSAPNAGSGNRAPGASSNRAPGAGSADRIGNRDMSRPGNSRNAMGSGNPGGYDGSRARSSSSRGASSMGARGGGGGGRRR
- a CDS encoding DUF2950 domain-containing protein, producing the protein MNARAVTTAIVVTSWLCGAPSAAVLSAGQAPPPASTAHVKTFATPEQAMNALISAAEKFDVVAIEQLFGPDGSKILVTAEPPHDQDIAQTFAALAHEKKSVSIDPRNRNHAAILVGAEDWPFAVPLVRKNGAWQFDTAAGVQELTYRRIGGNELDAIEICDGFVEAQETYALQKHDGSEVIQYAQRVISTPGKQDGLAWQTPDGAWEGPIGQSIAAAIDKGYAAGQPYHGYYFKILKGQGAAGPLGEMDYVIEGAMIGGFALVAAPAEYAVSGVKTFMVGNDGVVYEKDFGDSTLDAFKQMERYNPDATWTPVKD
- a CDS encoding Gfo/Idh/MocA family oxidoreductase, translating into MKNLAATAAAASAFPAAAAGLSRTIESPQGSGGAGQTPSKPRIRFSVIGVNHDHIYGMTNAVTRGGGELVAVYAKEPELAAAYAKRFPQAKIARSEQEVLDSDVQLVLSAAIPDERAPIGVRVMQHGKDYLSDKPGITTLEQLAEARRVQAETKRIYSILYSERHEVRAAVRAGDLVQAGAIGRVIQTVNLAPHRIGNVAGGARPEWFWHKARYGGI
- a CDS encoding class D sortase; amino-acid sequence: MKRISEWRAALTQPAPAPLGILRISKIGLEVAVLPGTDDFVLNRAVGHIEDTALPGANGNAGIAGHRDGFFRALKDVLRGDTIELETLDGRQSYRVERTWIVDPEDVSVLDPTPVRSLTLVTCYPFYYVGPAPERFIVRAVASDTDVPLTGR
- a CDS encoding SDR family oxidoreductase, with the translated sequence MAGNPQLAFATYPSLHDASVIVTGGASGIGMEIVRAFAGQRSRVGILDFDAEHGAALATELTAGGARVRFEACDLRDVDALRRAVAAVAATHGPPTVLVNNAARDDRHRWEEVTPEFFDERIASNLRHMFFAIQAVAPGMIAAGGGSIVNLGSDSWWRAGGGFPAYTTAKAAVHGLTRGMARDLGPHRIRVNTLVPGWTMTERQKQLWVTPEKLAAQLAAQCLKDPIEPVYVARMALFLASDDSAMCTASNYMVEAGSI